The genomic segment ATGCTCCATCAATTCCTTGTCCCCACAAATTTTATTCCCCGCATTCATCAAATATAGAATAATGTGCTTCCTTTTCTTGCCATTGGCAATACCATGAAAGAATTTAGTATTATTGTCACCTCTCAAGATCCATTTAGAATGACATTTTCTAAACCACACcaattcttcttcatcataaattttttgaagttcCACTTGAATATTCACCTTTTCCAGAGCAGCATCAGGGTCTAAAAGCCCTTGTTCTTCCAAAGATTCAAGATAAGACAACTCTTCTTTAAgaatcatttttctttttttagtttgACCAGCCAAATAGCCACCCTAGCCTTTTAAATGAGCTCTTAGATTCTTCAATTTGGTTATCCAAACATCAGCACTATCTCTTGTAACACTGTTCTTCCATATCTTTTCCACTTCATTAATGAAATCAGCATGCTCTAACCAAGATGGTTCAAATTTAAACACATTTTTCTTATCACCTTTGTGGCAAGCCGTAGAAATAACCAAAACATTATGATCAGAAATATCTCTAGGGACCTTTTGAACAGAAGCCAGAGGATATATACAATCCCACTCATTATTAATCAAAACTCTATCCAATCTTTCCAGAGTTGGATTCTCCCTATTATTAGACCAAGTAAAAGAACCTCCATTCATATGGAGTTCTTGTAATTCATATACACGAATGATAGCATTGAAGGTATGAGACCACTGAGGGAGAGTATTGGGTTTATTCTTTTCATGAGTATATCTCAAGATATTAAAATCTCCTCCTATTATAACAGGAAGATTTAACTGAGAGCAGAAACTGGAcagttcacaaagaaaaatatctttaTCCTCATCTTGAGTTGTACCATAGACATTGATTAAAGCCCATTTCACCTATTAGTTTTATCCACCACATCAGTCTGAATCATATATAGCCCCTTCTTAACCATAATGACATCCAAATCATCATTTTTTATTCCACTCAAATACCTCCAAATTTCCCTGAGGAGGGAATCCATTCCCAAGAAAAGCTTTCAGCAGGGTCAAATTTTCGTAAATCTGAGATAGAAATCTTTGTTTTGATAGTTTCTTGTAAACAGATAAAGCTAAGATGGAAGGAGGAGATGAGATCCCTAAGGCACATACTCATGCCTTTTTTTCCCAACCCCCTACAATTCCAAAAATAACctatcatttatattttttgggttttttattAACTTCCCTCACAAGCCTCTGTGAGAGTTTCTTAATGGATCCTGAACTCAGAGATCCAGCCTGGACAACACCAAGAGATAGCTTCCTTCTCCCCTTCCTATTTACTTTCTTTTTTGATTTAACCAAAACAAAATCCCCTTGATCAGATTGATCATCTTCCTCTACTATCCATCCTAAAAGTTTGGGAGAAGAGGAGTACCCAAAATTATTGAGGGATATATCAGTATCAATATTAGGTTTGGCTTTATCAGCTAAAGCACGTCTAGCATCCTCTaagtttttaataaaattaacAATCTCAAAATCAGACGAATTCAATAGAACACCCATGTCACATGCTTATCAACAATATCAGAACAGGATAAAACAGAAAAAGCATTTGAATCATTTAAAGATTAGGGAAGATGTATAGAAGGAGTACCTTCCAAGTTTCTCTTCCTAGCTCTTTGAGTAGCTAAATCAGCAATGTTATGGCCTACAAGGTGTGCACACCTTGCACTGGCCCTGGTAGGTTGCACTTTGATTTGCTGGATCTTGGGAACCCCTTGTAATTTGTCTCCTTCTTCCCTGCTAGAGTTATCAACATTGCTCACAACATCCCTTGGTAAGCCATCATTCACAGGAAAAATCATAATGTCATCATTATTCTCAACAACTTTCTCAAGGCTACTGCATCTTACCAATCCACAAACCATCCCCACAGGAGCGTTCTGAGAACCTGCAGTAGATCCCTCATCTAGCAGCTCATTAGTGAGAAGTCTTCCTCACCCTCACTCAAATCAAGATCTTGCAAGGCATCAATCTTCCTTTCATCCATCTCATTAATTTCAACATCTATCTCTTTATCTTTAGATAAAGGAACCAGCTTACAAGCATCCAGACCATAAGCTCTTGCAGAAGGCTATTTTTGCATTTCACCTCCCTTGGAGGAAAACCCCTGATCCTTAAACTGAAACTTGGAGGAAACAGATTGACTTTGGTTGGGAAGAAGTTTCAAAGAAGAAGCACTTTTGAGATATGTTTTTCCACCACTTGTGATCACAGCAGGCTGATTGATATTTTTGCCAGAATCAAGCTTTGCCTTTTTGGGAGTCCTCTCACCAAAATCAGGCTTAGCAGAAGCGGCATTTCTATCATGAGTAGTAGGTATGATAACAGCATCAATGTTTTGGTTTTCGTCATCAGAAATCTCTCTTTCAAATAGAAAAATCATACAAGAAAAAACCATCAGCCATAGCAAGGCATCCCTCAATAGAGGCAGGAACTTTCTTGATATCCCTACAACCAATCTTAAGTCTCACAAACTCCTGTTTATCAATACTGGTTTTATCAATCTCCAAAGTGATGCCCACTAGAGACCCAATATAAGCTAGAATCGGCTCAGATCTACTTTCATGTGGAATTTTTCTCACTCTAAACCAGGCAACTTGTAAAGCCCCCTTAGCCCCAACAGCAGGGTTCCAAGTAGAGACTTTAATCACAGTTTTAGCTCTACGCATGCCCATGGAGGTAAAGTGCGACCACTCCTCGATCTTTTTTGCATTCGGAAATCTCATGCTAAATTGGTTATCAGACCATTGTTTCGCATGACATCTTCAAGAATTCCCAAATATATCTTGAAACTCCTGCTCAATTTGCTGAGTAGAAGCAACACGTTTAACCACAGTAATCATAGCTAAACTGGATCTTTCTTTGATGGCATTCGCATTTGGCACATTCTCAATAAAGAAAAAGGCTTGCTCAGCACATTGAGTTCCACACATTGGAGCAATAAACTCCCAAGGCTGTCTCTCAGGACACAACCTAGATCCATGCCCATCTCGACCACATCTAAAACACCGAATAGAACTAGGGCAGTCTTTAACCAAGTGATCAAAAGACCCACAACTAAAACAAGCACCAGCCTCAAAGCTTGAACCCCATTCACCTTTCATAAGAGAAGCATAAGCATTTGCATTTAGAGCATGGGAAGAAACAAAGGCACTTACATCAGAACCAGTAGACTAAGAGGCAGATGGGTCATGAATCTCACGAGCCACTTTTCCTTGTTGAGTGTTCACCACCTTATCAGGTCGCATCTCGGCCCGGTGATCCAGACGACCATGATTTTCTTTAGAAGCCGCAGCCGCCCATGGATCTGGGGGCTGAGATCCAGAACCCACCTCCAAAGCCATATCATCCTTAGAAGAATCTTGAAGATGAGGATCTGACCTAACACCCCTTGGCTGCCAATATCTTCCATCGTTGTGACCAAATCCTCCACGGGCCGAAGTACACCCGGCACCACGACCAAATCTCCCAGATCCAAAGCCCTCACGTCGACCACCCCACTGCTAACGGCCCGCCATGACCACCGGcgcaggaggaggagatgcAACCACTTGAGAGAACGGCCTCGTATCTCCCGAAATGGTTCCAGACCAGGAAGTAGGCGGATCTGGAGATTTTTGCTACCAAAAGTGTCTAAGCCATTGCTCGAGAGAGGGGATCGAAGGTAGCGGCGCAACAGGAGAGGAACTAGGGTTAGAGATAGAAATAGACGGGCGAGGTTTCACCATCCCATGGCGAAAACCCAAAAACACCCTCGCCTCACCTGGACCCGCCTGCAGTTTCCAATCCACCAATGGCGGATCATAGCCCCATCCGACAGGCACACACCCAAGCACGCCCGGGAAAACATGCGCGTTTCGCCACGCGGCATTGCAAGCGAATGCGCCACGCGAGCGAAGACGCGTAAACGGAGGAAACCGCCGAGCGTCGTGGGGGAGGACGAAACACCGAGCTACCCACTCGCGCTTTACCGTCGACGAGAGGGGCACCGTCGATGGCGGTGGTCTCGATCGCCGCCATTGATACCccatatttccagagagggaaGAGCTAACCTGTGGCACGGCACGGGCGGAGCGGAGAGCCTCGCCGCGGGAACCTGGCGGCgcggagagggagctcggggtTAGGGAAGCGGTgcggagagggagctcggggtCCTGTATCGTTTAAATTCAATACGAAGTAGATTCACGTCAATTATGTCCTGAAGacattcgaaaaaaaaattatgtcctGAACAAGCACAATAGTCACACTGCCCAGTGGGCCCGTGGTGATCTCGATCGAGGTTTTGGGAGTGGGGTTTTGGTTTCGTTTTCAGGTGGCCGATTATTGCTTGGGCCCACAAGTCATAGTCCTTTTTTATGTGCGCAACGAGAATACGGAAAAGGgctaaatataaattttaaacgTAAGGAAAAGGAGAAACAGGAAAGAAAAAGACGAGACCTGCCTCCATGGCAGCCGAGggttccggcggcggcggcagcgaccGGAAAAGCTCGCCGGTGCCGACGAAGTCCGGAGGAACCGGTGCGGCGAAGTTCCTCGCCGGCTTGCCGTCGCGCGGCAACTTCGCCTCCAGCTCCGTATCCAGCCTGGTACGAGCCCTCGCACTAAACCCCAAATGGTTCCTTCTTGGCGTTCTGCCGCGTCTCGGTCGATTCGCGCGGTGAGGGGATTCTGAGGCCATCTTTTGAATTGTGAATCTGCGCAGGGGGGGCTCAGGGTTTACGTCTGCGAGCACAGCACGAATCCCCCAGGTTAGTGGAGTTTTAGCTCGTGAAGAAATTAGTTTGCTATGGCATTACAGTTCTCATTTTGCTTTGCGTGGTAGGTTAAAGTTTGGTCTTTTATGTTGCTCTAGTGTTTGTGATGCGTTGAAATCGGTGGAATGGAAGCTATCCGTAGGGTTCTAGGAGTGTTTGTGTAATTGGAATTTTGTTGGTCTAGGGCTTGTGGGTTTGTTCAATAGGATTAGAAACAGTAATGTCGTGTTCATTGTGCATGAAATGAATTGGACTTGCTTTAATAGTGTGGAAATTAGTGGGCCTTTACCTAACaattctcattttccttttcttagTGTGTTAAATCAAAATTTGGTTTTTTATGTCATTGTAGTGCTGTTTCATGTGTCAAAATCAATGATGTGGAAGCTGTCCGTGGGCTTCTAGGAGTACTTGTGCAATTCGAATGTTCCGATCTAGGTTTTGTTCTTTGGATTAGAAATAGTATATTATGTCTAATATGCTAAAAGTGTATTGGATTTGCTTTAGGAGTGTTGGCACTTGGCAGTGATAATTATGTGGAAGTACTGCCTTTTGATTTGTTTGCAGTGCTAATTTGCTCTTTTAGTGATTTTGGTGGTACTGGGTGCATTATAGTATACACACTGCGCAGTAAGAACTTGTAGGGGgtgattggttgcccgcatCCAAGGATCCCGGCTCCGCGGATGTGTATAATCTCAGATAAaagcgtgtttggttgcccgcatgcaCTGTTCCAGCCTGGCTTGGGGGATGCAAATGTACGCGCGCAACCTGGCTCAGGAGGGAAGCTAGATTCGAGCTTCCCTCCGCAGCCGGGCTGGGCGGATGTAGGCtgttgcatccgctcatacaaaCGGGTCTACTtgtcagtgtcataaaatcacCTTCATGCGAGCAACCAATCAAAATCTCAGCTCTTGTATCCACTAATACGACCTCAGATttaatcaaccaaacagaaactcagccCAGTCTGTTCAGgcagatacaaccaaccaaacattcTTCTGTTCAACACTCTTCCATCCGCTTAGCCTGCTTCCCCTCAGCCTGTGTATACGGTCCATGCGAGCAACAGGACatgcgagcaaccaatcacacccgtAGTGTTTTCCTCACTGTTCAAGTTCTCTGATGACATTGCAGTCCTTTGCTTGATATAATGGATTTTCGATTCTTGACTTAGTGTGCTTTTGCCTTTcatttttcattcatttttcTAAAGTTTTGCTGGTTACAAAAGGTTGTATTCTAGGGCCTGTTCTTGATATTACTATCAATATTTTAACTTTAGTGTAAGAGATCATGGAATTTTTCATGCAATCAAGTATCTCGTAGTGTTTTAATGAAAAGGATTGAGGGTGCAATTTTGCATTGGCAGTAGGTTTAACGAGTGGTAATTGGCGGAGAAAATCATCTTAATTACTGTTCTTTGATATAGTCTGGAGGGTTACTGTTCACCTGATGGCTGTTTTATGGTACATACTGTAAACTAGTAGTATCTGTAACTGTTGAGTAATAGAACACAGTGACTTCGGGCTATGGTCAAAAGTTAGTGTTCTGCTTGGTTTCAGTGAGAATGATGTAGCTTCTTTTGGAATTGCAGACATAACTTACAAGCATGTCTTAAGGGACAGTAGTGATTATAGCCCAGcagtttaattattttcttCTCATGGAGTCACTTGTCATCAATGGAAACATTCTGGTTTGAAATTTATTTCCACAAGAGAAGCTAGCCTCATTGACAAAAACTGTTACAGCATGTGACATGTTAAAAGAGGCGTTGTACAAGCATGGAAAGTTATTCATGAAAAACAAACTTAAGATTTGCAATGTTACCAAGTAGTGCATGTAACTACATATGTGGTGTGCCACATTAATCATCAACATATGATTTATGCCatgttttctcttttatttaaCTAGTAAATCTCTTTGTTATTTTAGAAGGACAAGTTATAAAGACAGATGCAACAAATATTTTAATCAGACATCTCCAGTTGAACAAACAGAAGAGTGAGGCCAAAGATGCAGGTTCTAGGGTACCAGGGGAAAGCAGCAAAGGGAAAAGGTAAAGTTGCAGAATTATGCAAATGTCTTGTTACAAACAGTCCTTGTCATTTCCTGTACATATGAAATTGCTAAACATTTGTGGCATTCCCTGCTGCATTTCTAGCTCTTTTTGTGGTCCTAAGGATATTTTGTAGTTATTACTCTTTAGATGCAGGCCTGTTGGTTCCATGTTCTTAATTTCTCTATGCTCATGGCTTATTCTGGTGTACATTAGATCCTGTTTAATATCCTTAGTACTTCAAGACcttttgtgcttgtatgttCTTCCATATTTGATGTTGTAAATtcatgtttatttttctttaatattcTGTCTTAACCAGTGATAAGATTATGTTCGTGTTTCGTCAAGTAAATTCAAAATTCTCAAGCATTGAAAAGAACTTTACAAATTGACATTTAGAAtgtcccttttttttcttttgatgaaaGGTGTAAAATACTTGCTTATACAGTTGGAACTCTTTTGGGTGTATAAGGGTTCATCAGATGATAAATGGGTGAGCTGGATATCTTCCTAGTGTTGTCATCTCCTCACCCTACTTGGTGGATACCCTGCATGATTCAGTATAACTATCAGTTACTTCCAATTTTGCAGTAGATTCTAGTTCAGCATTCAAGGGAGACGGttgtcaaaaaaatattatactttTAATGCAACATGTCCTGTGTTTTAATAACTTTTCGATTGCTGAAGAGCAGCAACCATTATCAAATGCTCAAAATTGACATGGCTAACATGAATTGCAGAGGCATGCGTCAATTATTGTGGCCACTAGGACAAAACAGGTTCAGGTTATATATGTGGACCTTTCTAATTGAACATTAGTGATAATCTTCTACTAAAAGCATCTGGGAGTTCCACTCATTTTTACACTATCAAAGCTAATAAAGAGTCCACTCATAGACTGGGTggtaaaaaagaaaatgtttgaCTATTTCATCGTGTTCTAGGTCCATTTCTATAACTCTAGTACGTGAATTTGTAAACcattatatttttgcatttaaTTGTGTATGATTACTTAGAAATATGTTAAATGAGTCATGCCTTGGATCCTGCCAGGATAAGGCTGGGTTTATTAGAAGTCTAAGATTCTTGTCACCACAGCAACTTATCTCATACCCTCCTATAGTTCTTTTCTGATGGTAGTTCATGTATGTTTGAGTATTCTACACATTTGAGAAAGCAACTTGAAATGTTTTTGTTAGATTCTCGATGAATTCTTATTGGGTAATACTAGGCTTACAGCAATACCTTACAGAAACATGTGGATTCTCCGTTACGAATCATATGATGCCATTTGTCCTTTGTCATGCTATGAATGTCACCTCTCCATCAGCAATTTATTAAAAGAATTTAGTTTCCTCGGAAGTTCTTACATGCTGATTGCTGATGATAATTTGTAGCTTGGTCCTCTTGTGACTACGTGTGAAATATCGTAGCTCTCAAGACCTTTATGGACCTTCTTTCTTAATGGTTGCTTAACTGCTTATCAGTTGGATGATGTGACTTTGCATAAATTTATTTTCGAAGTaagttgtcttttttttttttacctagatCTGCTGCCAGAAGCTTGGATGTCAACAATTCAGCTAAGAGGCCCAACTTGGGTAGTTCATCTGGATCACCTGCCTATGGTAAAGCTTATTCCTCCACTTTTACCGCCCAGTAAGTTCATTAAGTAGGAATCTACGgacgagatttttttttccgattAGCATTTTGGGAAGCAAGGAACTGATACAGAGGGAGAAATGGCAGCTGCCCAGTTTTCAAAAGAAACAGGCATTTTTTTGTGAGTTCTCCGCAAACTTCCTATGAATTCTTCCACTTCAAGTTATAAAGAGAATCAGCACATCAAGGGGCCTTGTTCTAGATTCTCAAGACATAGTTCTGCTGGAGCAGATATCACACATTAAACTAGTAGCCATCTttctctgtttcttttttttgtatgtgtttgagattatgtattttttaattatGCATGTCAGCAATAATAGCATTTTAAGAAACTAAATATTGCACTCTCACCTTTCTCCGAAACCCTGCAttaacatttttttcttaatctGATGGATGCCTTAATCTTGCAGAAGAAGCAATATCTGGCTTTTCACAGCACACACTGCAGTCATTTACAGTTGAGAGGCTGCGTGGACTTCTACGACAAAGTGGTCTCTCAACTAAAGGGAAAAAGGCAAGATAAACCATGTTGAATTTTCTTCTCTGaaccttcttcttgttctgAATTTAAGAGTTTTgggtatttttatttaaattattgATCACTAGTAcatcttttgaatttttgctcCCAGATCCATTGGTTGTATTCAGAAGGACATCATTGAATATCACCGAATATACTACACATTTGGACTTTTGGATAACATCAAATTTCTTCCATACATTTTTTTCATAGATGATTCTTGCTGTTTTCAGAACTCATGAAGTTGTATCTCAAATATTCACACAATACCTACCTGTTTGCACGGCACCATAAGAAATTATGGTTACGGCACCATAAGAAATTATGGTTATGCAGAAGTTTAATATGGTTTTGGCTAGTTGGTTTTGTGGAGTAATAGGAATAGGGGGAGAAAGGTCCATTCTTCTATAAGTTCTAGTGATGCTGTTAGGTGTTCGTTTAAGGAAGAAGATAATTATTGTGAATAAAGTGAGGATAGTTCTTTTGTATTGTTTAAGAAAATCTGGGTTGTTATAGGAAAGATTTATTTGATAttttaaatatctatatattCATCGTTATCTTGTCCGAGAGCCATTTTTAAAATTATGATGGTGTTCTTTCTCAGGATGAATTGATCGCTCGCTTAAGGGAGGTGCAGGGTTGACATTAAGCTCATTTTGTTTTGTTGATCCAATACCTGTGGGCAATGTCGAACTCTGATGAGGAGCAGGATGAGTAGAGCAAGACtgtacttgttttttttttttttttttgagctaaAGCAGACTGTACTTGTTGAGCTGTTGTTCTGTTTAAACTTCAGGTGACGTAGTGACATACTTCAGACTTCAGAGCTTATCTGTAGTCAAAATTTGTTGAGTGGCTGTTATGTTTTGACCGTCTGGTCTTAATTATTTTCTTATATGAAATTAATTAGAAATGCAGATATGTGAATTTAATCCTAAAACTTCGCATATGGGTCTAATTTGTCCACACAATTCATTTGTACCCTCATATTCCTTGGCTATAAAATCTGATACCAAATACTATGCGCAACAGGAATCCCGTTGCTGCTATAGTTAAACAATTTCAAACAGACTAGCTCTGTTGTAttctgtataatttttatactgaaGAAAAATGCAACTGTGATCATTGTTCTGCGAGTCACCTGCACAAGTTTTTCTCGTTGCTTTGATATGGGTGCCTAATCTTGGATGTACAATGGGCTGAGATACTTGCACAGTTGCACTAGTTCATCAGAAATGTAAAGCTGTTGGTCTCCTTGATGGTTTCCTTCTTCAACCTGTATAAAGCCAATTCTGAACTGGAGGCAGAACAATGAGGTGGCCAACTCATTATAGATGACATCAATATGACATCACTAGCGATGTTTGTAGATGGGTGGGGTGTTCATCGTAGTGCTCTATTTGTGTGTATTGTAGGTCTCAAAACTATACAAGTTGTCCGCTAGCtgtaattagaattttttattcccttctcTTAATTAATTGAGGTAGAACTTCTGTCATtgccccccaccccccccccccaaaaaaaaaactggagGCAGAGTACTGTTAGTTGTTAATCTGCTAATGTATCACTAATATGTACAATGTAAATATGAGAAATACTATTGCCTTTATTGGCATAAGGAAAATTGCACGCGAAGCACGCCTCCGTTAATCTTCAAAGTAAGTCAGAAATATTTTCTGCTTTCAGTTCAACAAGAAATTTGATTGTGACTTAAACACAGTAAAACACAAAAAGAAAGATGAgattatttaactatttatcATTCTTATCATATATCAATTCGGTCTCTCACTGACATGTACGTCATTGGCAGTGAGTTAGGGTGGCAAATCTGTTACCACTCAGCTGAAAAGAGTGACATAGTTAAATGCCTTCAGAAGATGCTTGAAAATCAGCAAATGGAGGAATGTTTTTCAGTCAGCTTATTGTCCAGAGATTactttagcatttttttttccttttttcgctTTGATCGTTATGCTGCAAATTGAAGATATATCACGCCAGCAACGGCAAGTTTCAATCAAATATCTGCTTGACTTTATCTTGGAACAGCTATGTGGTGATGGTCCAAAGTTATGGTCAGCTGTCATCCACCAATCTCTCGTTCATCTTTTCTGTCATTTTACCAAATGATGGAACAATCTCACCAGAAAAGCAAAACTGCATATCAAAATGAAAACGCAATAGAAAATTGGCTTCTTTGTTCTTTCTTCTTATCAACTCCCAGGCTATCCACTGGCACAGTTGTATAATTTAATAGAAAATGCTACTTACCCAAAGTTTAGTATGAGAGAGAAACTGTAATCCCTACCAGTGAAATTCTCATCTTTCATTTGTATTATTTTTCTTGAAGAGGaatatttcttttgaattaTTACATTGTGAGTCTTTTTTTATCAACATATGTGTAGTTGTTGCAGTTGTCATCTCAGTAGTCAGAATCCTACTTCTATTGAAATGGAGCGAAATTTtgttaataatattattttattagaaaattgtaaagataatagtcaaattaaaaaaattgcaagaatagatACTTATCGGCACGCGGAATACAGACAAGGGGTATGCCACATGCCGATAGCCTATGTGGCACTGGGCACGGGGGCCTATCGGCATTCCCCGTGCCGACAGACATCTGGATAGACACCAATAAGGGTGTCGCGGTAGCGGACAACCGACAGGCTTGTCAGCAAACAGAATGCTGACAGGCCTATCGGCACTCCATTTGCCGATAGGCCGATAACTATCTCttttaattgatttttattaataattaggagAATATCATGTATTCAATGaaagatttttattaataattagaagaatatcatgtatttaatgaTGCACGGCCATAACTCAATGTACATCCTATAAAAGAAgttaaactttttaaaaaatagcaacTAAAGGCTACACATAGGTTGAGGCAATGATGCGCACTGTTGTTGAATGGCCGAAAATATTTGTTGTTCAAAGAGTTGTCCAAACGGCATCACAGagtggttcattttttttctaatattgaTTCGATGTAATTATAtcaatatttctttatttagttgatgtaaaattatgtgagtaattttttagcgAAGTATCATTAGAAGGAtagaaaatctaaatttttgaacaatagtagttgtgaagcacaattatcatagtATCCGGTatggaggttacatacgctggtaaacattacatgggatatAGGGTTTATCGTTGTTGCACGAATGGACCATAACCATAAAGAAATAACGACAGCAAATGTATggtacgtctaaagactaacctaatagcgtgccgctggtaaacctaatatgtcttagagaatgaaaatagggagggttacaatagatgctcttcACTGAGttcacctaggatatttgccattTCTCAGGGTATTGGGGCCATCTGCCTTAGCATGACGGGCCCt from the Phragmites australis chromosome 19, lpPhrAust1.1, whole genome shotgun sequence genome contains:
- the LOC133900808 gene encoding uncharacterized protein LOC133900808, encoding MAAEGSGGGGSDRKSSPVPTKSGGTGAAKFLAGLPSRGNFASSSVSSLGGLRVYVCEHSTNPPEGQVIKTDATNILIRHLQLNKQKSEAKDAGSRVPGESSKGKRSAARSLDVNNSAKRPNLGSSSGSPAYEEAISGFSQHTLQSFTVERLRGLLRQSGLSTKGKKDELIARLREVQG